Proteins from a genomic interval of Stigmatopora nigra isolate UIUO_SnigA chromosome 19, RoL_Snig_1.1, whole genome shotgun sequence:
- the kcnj6 gene encoding G protein-activated inward rectifier potassium channel 2: protein MEQDVESPAISGKSGHPAGKNLPKQLAAVERTRKVQRYVQKDGKCNVHHGNVRETYRYLTDIFTTLVDLKWGFNLFIFVLVYTVTWLFFGFMWWLIAYLRGDLDHLADNLWTPCVNNLNSFVSAFLFSIETETTIGYGYRVITDQCPEGILLLLIQSVLGSIVNAFMVGCMFVKISQPKKRAETLVFSTNAVISMRDGRLCLMFRVGDLRNSHIVEASIRAKLIKSKQTKEGEFIPLNQTDINVGYSTGDDRLFLVSPLIICHEINQNSPFWEVSPAHLAKEELEIVVILEGMVEATGMTCQARSSYVSSEIKWGYRFTPVLTLEDGFYEVDYNSFHDIYETNTPTCSARQLADMNGRGRLPLTWSVASKLSQQGPAPEVERQEARAERNGDLSNAESESKV from the exons ATGGAGCAGGATGTGGAGAGCCCAGCCATCAGCGGAAAGTCGGGTCACCCGGCCGGCAAAAACCTGCCCAAACAACTGGCGGCCGTCGAGCGGACCCGCAAAGTCCAACGCTACGTCCAGAAAGACGGCAAGTGCAACGTCCACCACGGCAACGTGCGCGAAACCTATCGCTACCTGACGGACATTTTCACCACGCTGGTGGACTTGAAGTGGGGCTTCAACCTGTTCATCTTCGTGTTGGTCTACACGGTCACTTGGCTGTTCTTCGGCTTCATGTGGTGGCTGATCGCCTACCTACGAGGCGACCTGGACCACTTGGCCGACAACCTCTGGACTCCTTGCGTCAACAATCTCAACAGCTTCGTGTCGGCTTTCCTGTTCTCAATCGAGACGGAGACCACTATCGGTTACGGGTACCGGGTCATCACGGACCAGTGCCCCGAGGGAATCTTACTGCTCCTGATCCAGTCGGTGCTGGGATCCATCGTCAACGCTTTCATGGTGGGTTGCATGTTCGTCAAGATCTCACAACCTAAGAAGCGTGCCGAGACGTTGGTCTTTTCCACCAACGCCGTCATCTCCATGAGAGACGGACGCCTGTGCCTGATGTTCCGGGTGGGGGATCTACGCAACTCGCACATCGTGGAGGCCTCCATCCGTGCCAAACTGATAAAGTCCAAACAGACCAAGGAGGGAGAGTTCATCCCCTTGAACCAGACGGACATAAACGTGGGCTACAGCACGGGCGACGACCGGCTGTTCCTGGTGTCGCCGCTCATCATCTGCCACGAGATCAACCAGAACAGTCCCTTCTGGGAGGTCTCGCCGGCTCACCTGGCCAAGGAGGAGCTGGAGATCGTGGTGATTCTGGAGGGCATGGTCGAGGCCACGG GTATGACGTGCCAAGCTCGGAGTTCCTACGTAAGCAGCGAGATCAAGTGGGGTTACCGCTTCACGCCCGTGCTCACGCTGGAAGACGGCTTCTACGAGGTGGACTACAACAGCTTCCACGATATCTACGAGACCAACACGCCCACTTGCAGCGCCCGGCAGCTGGCCGACATGAACGGCCGCGGCCGACTCCCCCTCACCTGGTCCGTGGCCAGCAAGTTGAGCCAGCAGGGACCGGCGCCCGAGGTGGAGCGCCAGGAAGCGCGGGCCGAGCGGAACGGCGACCTTTCCAACGCCGAGAGTGAGTCCAAAGTCTAA